A part of Gemmatimonadales bacterium genomic DNA contains:
- a CDS encoding S-methyl-5'-thioadenosine phosphorylase, with translation MIGIIGGSGLYRIDGLEDPVWRKVSTAWGEPSDDVLTGRLDGHELVFLPRHGRGHSIPPTDLNFRANIAALKELGATDVISLSAVGSLREDLPPGTFVIIDQFVDRTFARVKSFFGSGLVGHVSMADPVCSRIGDALEAAARLLDLPVRRGGTYLVMEGPQFSTRAESELYRSWGMSVIGMTNMPEAKLAREAELCYATVAMVTDYDCWHPDHADVTVDQVVRVVQENADAARRLVRSAIPHLAARPNPCPSRCDRALDHAIMTASEARDPEVLKWMRSVAGRVL, from the coding sequence GTGATTGGCATCATTGGCGGTAGCGGGCTGTACCGAATCGACGGCCTGGAAGACCCGGTCTGGCGGAAGGTATCGACCGCGTGGGGCGAGCCCTCCGACGACGTTCTGACTGGTCGCCTCGACGGGCACGAGCTGGTCTTTCTTCCCCGGCACGGTCGCGGCCACAGCATCCCGCCGACCGATCTCAACTTCCGCGCCAACATTGCCGCGCTCAAGGAACTGGGTGCCACCGATGTGATCTCGCTGAGCGCCGTCGGGTCGCTCCGCGAGGACTTACCACCAGGCACCTTCGTGATCATCGATCAGTTCGTCGACCGCACCTTTGCGCGCGTCAAAAGCTTCTTCGGCAGCGGACTGGTGGGCCACGTCTCGATGGCCGACCCGGTGTGCTCCCGCATCGGCGATGCGCTCGAGGCGGCGGCCCGGTTGCTCGACCTTCCAGTCAGGCGTGGGGGAACCTACCTCGTGATGGAGGGCCCGCAGTTCTCAACCAGGGCCGAGTCCGAGCTGTACCGCTCCTGGGGCATGAGTGTGATCGGGATGACCAACATGCCGGAAGCGAAGCTGGCCCGCGAGGCCGAGCTCTGCTACGCGACCGTGGCCATGGTGACCGATTATGACTGCTGGCATCCCGATCACGCGGATGTGACAGTCGACCAGGTCGTTCGCGTCGTTCAGGAGAACGCCGACGCAGCGCGCCGCCTGGTGCGGAGTGCCATCCCTCACCTGGCCGCGCGTCCGAATCCCTGCCCGAGTCGCTGTGACCGTGCGCTCGATCACGCCATTATGACCGCGTCGGAGGCGCGGGATCCAGAGGTCCTCAAGTGGATGCGCAGTGTCGCCGGGCGGGTCCTGTGA
- a CDS encoding adenine phosphoribosyltransferase: MTDLRQLIRSIPDHPKPGILFRDITTLLADAAGFRETIRRLAARYEGQGISKVAAIEARGFIPGGGLAERIGAGFVPLRKQGKLPSDSVGYDYQLEYGTDRIEIHRDAIVPGERIVMVDDLIATGGTALAGLHLLRSLGAQVVEACFIIDLPELGGRRRLEEAGCPAFCLMEFEGH; this comes from the coding sequence GTGACCGACCTGCGCCAGTTGATTCGTTCGATACCCGATCACCCGAAGCCGGGCATCCTGTTCCGCGACATTACCACCTTGTTGGCCGACGCCGCGGGCTTCCGAGAAACCATCCGCCGTCTGGCCGCCAGGTACGAGGGGCAGGGCATCAGCAAGGTAGCGGCCATCGAAGCGCGCGGATTCATTCCCGGGGGCGGGCTTGCCGAGCGGATCGGCGCCGGTTTCGTTCCGCTCCGCAAGCAGGGGAAGCTGCCATCGGATTCCGTGGGCTACGACTACCAGCTCGAGTACGGCACCGACCGGATTGAAATCCATCGGGATGCCATCGTGCCGGGCGAACGCATCGTGATGGTGGACGACCTGATTGCAACCGGCGGCACCGCCCTGGCCGGTCTCCATTTGCTGCGTTCACTCGGTGCGCAGGTCGTCGAAGCCTGCTTCATTATCGACTTGCCCGAGCTCGGTGGCCGCCGTCGTCTCGAAGAGGCCGGATGCCCGGCCTTCTGTCTGATGGAGTTCGAGGGGCACTGA
- the mtnA gene encoding S-methyl-5-thioribose-1-phosphate isomerase, with protein sequence MRVAGQWHRTIGLSADGWSVSLIDQTVLPGRFQIIRVTDAEQMAEAIRTMRVRGAPLIGVAAAFGMALAMRHDPSDAGLERTYRILDATRPTAVNLRWALDRVATVLRPVPAADREARAYQVAEQLADADVAACQQLGLHGSGLLRSAWEAIGRARPVAVMTHCNAGWLATVDWGTALAPVYHAHDAGVPLHVWVSETRPRNQGLLTAWELDQHGVPYTVVADNAAGHLMRQGRVDLCLVGTDRVARNGDVANKVGTYLKALAASDTGVPFYVAVPSASIDWSSPTGDDIPIEERPGLELGHGAVPVLNPAFDVTPARLVTGLLTERGVTEASAAGLDRLFPEQGQ encoded by the coding sequence ATGCGAGTGGCGGGGCAATGGCACCGTACCATCGGTCTCTCGGCCGACGGCTGGTCGGTTTCACTGATCGATCAGACGGTCCTGCCCGGTCGCTTTCAGATCATCCGGGTCACCGATGCCGAGCAGATGGCGGAGGCAATCCGGACCATGCGGGTGCGTGGCGCACCGCTGATCGGAGTCGCGGCAGCGTTCGGCATGGCCCTGGCCATGCGGCACGATCCGTCCGATGCCGGGCTTGAGCGCACCTATCGGATCCTCGATGCCACGCGACCAACAGCCGTCAATCTCCGCTGGGCGCTCGATCGGGTTGCCACGGTCCTTCGCCCGGTTCCAGCGGCCGACCGCGAGGCGCGTGCCTATCAGGTTGCCGAGCAACTGGCCGACGCCGATGTAGCTGCCTGCCAGCAGCTCGGCTTACACGGATCCGGCTTGCTCCGATCGGCCTGGGAGGCCATCGGTCGGGCTCGACCCGTCGCGGTCATGACGCACTGTAATGCTGGCTGGCTCGCCACGGTCGATTGGGGCACTGCACTGGCACCGGTGTATCATGCGCACGATGCCGGCGTGCCGCTGCATGTCTGGGTCTCGGAGACTCGTCCCCGCAACCAGGGGCTGCTGACGGCGTGGGAACTGGATCAGCACGGCGTGCCCTACACCGTCGTCGCCGACAACGCCGCCGGACACCTGATGCGGCAGGGACGGGTCGATCTCTGTCTGGTTGGCACCGACCGCGTGGCGCGGAACGGCGACGTGGCCAACAAGGTCGGTACCTACCTGAAGGCGTTGGCCGCCTCTGACACGGGCGTGCCCTTTTACGTCGCAGTACCCTCGGCCAGCATCGATTGGTCGTCACCGACCGGCGACGATATCCCCATCGAGGAACGCCCGGGCCTGGAGCTCGGTCATGGCGCGGTGCCGGTGCTGAACCCGGCGTTCGATGTCACGCCGGCGCGACTCGTTACTGGCCTCCTGACTGAGCGTGGCGTGACCGAGGCCTCGGCTGCCGGACTGGACCGGCTCTTTCCGGAGCAAGGGCAATGA